A single region of the Fusarium fujikuroi IMI 58289 draft genome, chromosome FFUJ_chr05 genome encodes:
- a CDS encoding probable SCL1-20S proteasome subunit YC7ALPHA/Y8 (alpha1), protein MSAGAYDRHITIFADNGRLYQVEYAFKAITAANIMSVGVRGKDCAVVLSQKKVPDKLMDPASVTHIFQLSPSVGCVITGSIADARAFAQRAQGEAAEFRYKYGYEMPADALAKRLANISQVYTQRAYMRPYGVATTLISLDSEYGPQLFKCDPAGYYIGYKGTAAGPKQQEALNHLEKKLRNKEHAEGSWEEVVELAITTLSTVLSMDFKKGEIEIGIVGGPRPDGEEGTYSGFRTLTEDEIDDRLQAIAEKD, encoded by the exons ATGTCGG CCGGCGCATACGATCGACACATTACCATCTTCGCTGACAATGGTCGGCTGTACCAAGTTG AGTACGCCTTTAAGGCGATTACGGCTGCCAACATTATGTCCGTCGGCGTGAGAGGCAAGGACTGTGCTGTTGTTCTGTCTCAGAAGAAGGTCCCC GACAAGCTTATGGACCCCGCCTCTGTCACCCACATCTTCCAGCTCTCTCCCTCGGTCGGATGCGTCATCACAGGATCCATCGCAGATGCCCGGGCTTTTGCTCAGAGGGCTCAGGGCGAAGCAGCAGAATTTCGATACAAATATGGGTATGAGATGCCAGCTGATGCACTAGCCAAGCGTCTTGCCAACATCAGCCAAGTCTACACTCAACGA GCTTACATGCGACCTTACGGCGTTGCGACCACTCTGATTTCGCTCGACTCCGAATATGGCCCCCAGCTGTTCAAGTGCGACCCTGCTGGATACTACATCGGTTACAAGGGAACTGCGGCAGGCCCGAAGCAACAGGAGGCGCTGAAccaccttgagaagaagctccgTAACAAGGAGCATGCGGAGGGATCTTGGGAGGAGGTTGTTGAGCTGGCCATCACAACACTGAGCACAGTTCTGAGCATGGATTTCAAGAAGGGAGAGATCGAGATCGGTATCGTGGGTGGACCTCGACCTGACGGTGAAGAGGGAACCTACTCGGGATTCCGAACATTGACTGAGGACGAGATTGACGACCGGTTACAAGCTATCGCAGAGAAGGACTGA
- a CDS encoding related to phytanoyl-CoA dioxygenase family protein: protein MTTNTPGLSPDQLETFNRDGYLILPGALSSSTVKSLLDETHNLLESFSLDDHPLTRFSTGEKRDHVGDDYFLTSGDKIRFFFEEDAFDDDGKLTKPKARAVNKIGHYLHALSPPFARLLDHDTSKVSPPAVARSLGFKDPRCLQSMVICKQPEIGGAVPPHQDSTFLYTNPPSAVGFWYALEDATLENGCLSFLPGSHLWAPVEKRLVRKAGNVGTEMVDNDGPKFPEAAGYGQAAPGGPHKYVPGEVKAGDLVLIHGNLLHKSEKNTSQKGRIIYTFHIIEGQDRDYDDKNWLQPPNEGFTKLYA from the exons ATGACTACCAATACCCCAGGACTCTCGCCAGATCAGCTGGAAACCTTCAATCGCGATGGCTACCTCATTCTCCCTGGCGCCCTCTCCAGCTCAACTGTCAAATCTCTACTCGACGAAACTCACAATCTTCTCGAAAGTTTCTCTCTAGATGATCACCCTCTCACGCGTTTCTCAACCGGCGAGAAACGTGACCATGTTGGTGACGACTACTTCCTGACTTCAGGTGACAAGATTCGGTTCTTCTTCGAGGAAGACGcttttgacgatgatggaaaaCTCACCAAACCCAAGGCTCGTGCTGTCAACAAAATCGGCCATTACCTGCACGCTCTATCCCCTCCATTTGCTCGTCTTCTGGACCACGATACAAGCAAGGTCAGCCCACCTGCTGTGGCACGTAGTCTTGGCTTCAAAGACCCTCGGTGTCTGCAGAGCATGGTCATCTGCAAGCAACCAGAAATAGGAGGCGCCGTACCTCCGCACCAA GATAGCACTTTCTTGTACACCAACCCTCCATCGGCGGTTGGTTTCTGGTACGCACTTGAGGATGCCACGCTAGAGAATGGATGTCTAAGTTTCCTCCCCGGTTCACATCTCTGGGCACCAGTTGAGAAAAGACTTGTTCGCAAGGCAGGCAATGTGGGCACAGAGATGGTGGATAATGACGGACCAAAGTTCCCTGAAGCAGCAGGCTATGGACAAGCAGCGCCAGGCGGACCACATAAGTATGTCCCTGGAGAAGTCAAGGCTGGCGATCTAGTCCTTATTCACGGCAACCTGTTGCATAAGAGCGAGAAGAACACCAGTCAAAAGGGTCGGATTATTTACACGTTCCATATCATTGAAGGACAAGACAGGGACTATGATGATAAGAATTGGCTTCAACCACCAAACGAGGGGTTCACCAAGTTGTATGCTTAA